The Scomber japonicus isolate fScoJap1 chromosome 13, fScoJap1.pri, whole genome shotgun sequence genome includes a window with the following:
- the usp25 gene encoding ubiquitin carboxyl-terminal hydrolase 25: MTVEQNVLQQHSQKHQQTLLNQLREVTGTTDVQLLQQALQVSNGDLAEAVAFLTEKNAKVPQQDETTYYQTSQVASDRYISVGSQADTNVIDLTGDDKDDLQRAIALSLEESNRAFRETGITDEEQAISRVLEASIAENKASLKRTHTEVWSDSPNPHDRKRVDTCPVGLKNVGNTCWFSAVIQSLFNLLEFQRLVLHYSPPARVHDLPRNQKEHRNLPFMQELRNLFSLMVGSKRKYVDPSRAVEILKDAFKSSESQQQDVSEFTHKLLDWLEDAFQMKAEEDREGEKPKNPMVELFYGRFLAVGVLEGKKFENTEMFGQYPLQVNGFKDLHECLEAAMIEGEIESLHSAENSARSGQEHWFTELPPVLTFELSRFEFNQALGRPEKIHNKLEFPSMLYMDRYMDRNREITRIKREEIRRLKEHLTLLQQRLERYLSYGSGPKRFPLADVLQYAMEFASSKPVCTSPVEDIDSSAPPGGTTGQQLPPPSTAEQDSMAPSESSDPASGAATAPTTAQQQRVPIHKPFTQSRLPPDLPMHPAPRHITEEELRVLEGCLHRWRSEVENDTRDLQGSITRIHRTIELMYSDKSMMQVPYRLHAVLVHEGQANAGHYWAYIYDPHQRCWMKYNDISVTKSSWEELVRDSFGGYRNASAYCLMYINDKKPFLIEEEFDKETGQILSGMDKLPPDLKQYVKEDNELFDKEIHEWDTLQARKAQQEKLALAAAAAAAAAAAASAASSTSTSSSSPQPMSIESSPPENAAPQQDPEYMEQPSPTNDSKHLQEDTERAISRAASEQEERSPEALLNAVYGESLHPPTPPQPEVQANAPSCSSSSTPPPDPVMEDESPGRTVEVAIPNVGTFVIESEEGGYDDETMMTPNMQGIIMAIGKSCSVYEKNGPEAAFFKAIKLEYARLLRFAQEDTSPENDYRLQHVIVYFIQNQAPKKILERTLLTQFADRNLAFDERCKSIMNVARAKLDLIKPEEVNMDEYETWHQDYRNFRETTVFMMTGLELFQKTNFVEALMYLIYAYQYNKELLMKGLYRGHDEELLGYYRRECLLKLNEQAAAMFESGEEPEVTTGLGIMNELVVPCIPLLLVHDVERDLLAVEDMRNRWCSYLGQEMESNLQEKLTDFLPKLLDCSTEIKSFHDPPKLPSYSTLELCERFSRVIAALGRVPTEGR, from the exons CACCAGCAGACACTACTAAACCAGTTGAGGGAGGTCACAGGCACAACAGATGTTCAGTTGCTTCAGCAGGCCCTGCAG GTGAGCAATGGAGACCTGGCAGAGGCCGTGGCCTTTCTGACAGAGAAGAACGCCAAGGTTCCACAACAAGATGAGACAACCTACTACCAGACCTCTCAGGTGGCCAGCGACAGATACATCAGCGTGGGAAGCCAGGCCGACACAA aTGTGATCGATCTGACCGGAGATGATAAAGATGACCTGCAAAGGGCAATCGCCCTCAGCCTGGAAGAGTCCAACCGGGCATTCAGGGAGACGGGTATCACTGATGAGGAGCAAGCCATCAGCAG AGTTTTGGAGGCCAGCATAGCTGAGAACAAGGCCAGTCTGAAGCGTACCCATACAGAAGTCTGGAGCGATTCACCCAACCCGCACGACAGGAAGAGGGTAGACACCTGCCCTGTGGGTCTGAAAAATGTTGGCAACACCTGCTGGTTCAGTGCTGTCATAcag TCTCTGTTCAACCTGCTGGAGTTCCAGAGGCTGGTGCTTCACTACTCTCCACCAGCCAGAGTCCACGACCTGCCTCGCAACCAGAAG GAGCACAGGAACCTGCCCTTCATGCAGGAGCTGAGGAACCTCTTCTCCCTCATGGTGGGCTCCAAGAGGAAATATGTTGATCCGTCACGAGCTGTGGAAATCCTCAAAGACGCTTTCAAGTCCAGCGAGTCACAGCAG CAGGATGTCAGCGAGTTCACCCACAAGCTGCTGGACTGGCTGGAGGATGCCTTCCAGATGAAGGCGGAAGAAGACAG gGAGGGCGAGAAGCCAAAGAACCCCATGGTGGAGCTTTTCTACGGCCGCTTCCTTGCTGTGGGTGTCCTGGAAG GTAAAAAATTTGAAAACACAGAGATGTTTGGGCAGTACCCGCTGCAGGTGAATGGCTTCAAGGATCTCCACGAGTGTCTCGAGGCAGCAATGATTGAGGGCGAGATCGAGTCCCTGCACTCAGCAGAGAACTCTGCCAGATCTGGACAGGAG CACTGGTTCACAGAACTCCCTCCCGTGTTGACCTTTGAACTTTCAAGATTCGAGTTCAACCAAGCACTGGGACGACCTGAGAAGATCCACAACAAGCTGGAGTTCCCCTCTATGCTCTACATGGACAG GTATATGGACCGGAACAGGGAAATAACCAGGATCAAGAGGGAGGAGATCAGGAGGCTGAAAGAACATTTGACGCTGCTCCAACAGCGACTGGAAAG GTATCTGAGTTACGGCTCAGGCCCCAAGAGGTTTCCTCTGGCAGATGTCCTCCAGTATGCCATGGAGTTTGCTTCTAGTAAGCCTGTGTGCACCTCTCCAGTGGAAGACATTGACTCTTCAGCGCCGCCCGGTGGCACAACAGGACAACAGCTTCCCCCACCAAG cacAGCCGAGCAGGACTCCATGGCTCCCTCAGAGAGCTCAGACCCTGCCTCAGGTGCAGCCACAGCTCCCACTACAGCCCAGCAGCAGAGAGTACCCATTCACAAGCCCTTCACCCAGTCCCGGCTTCCCCCTGACCTCCCCATGCACCCCGCTCCACGCCACATCACTGAAGAGGAGTTGAGGGTGCTCGAAGGCTGCTTGCATCGTTGGAGGAGCGAAGTGGAAAATGACACCCGAG ATCTACAGGGCAGTATAACCCGAATCCACAGAACCATTGAACTAATGTACTCTGACAAATCTATGATGCAG GTTCCATACCGGCTTCATGCGGTGCTGGTCCACGAAGGCCAGGCCAACGCAGGACACTACTGGGCTTATATCTACGACCCGCATCAGCGTTGCTGGATGAAGTACAACGACATCTCTGTCACCAAATCCTCCTGGGAGGAGCTGGTCAGAGATTCGTTCGGAGGCTACCGCAACGCCAGTGCCTACTGTCTCATGTATATCAATGACAAGAAGCCCTTTCTTATAGAAG AGGAATTTGATAAAGAAACAGGACAGATACTCAGCGGCATGGACAAACTGCCCCCAGACCTGAAACAGTACGTGAAAGAGGACAATGAGCTCTTTGACAAGGAGATCCATGAGTGGGACACCCTGCAGGCCCGCAAGGCCCAGCAGGAGAAGCTGGCCCtggccgcagcagcagcagcagcagccgccgccgccgcctcTGCAGCATCCAgcacctctacttcctcctcttcccctcagCCCATGAGTATCGAGTCCAGCCCTCCAGAAAATGCAG CACCCCAGCAGGACCCAGAGTACATGGAGCAGCCATCACCCACTAATGACTCCAAGCACCTGCAGGAGGACACAGAGAGGGCCATCTCCAGAGCTGCTTCTGAACAAGAGGAGAGAAGCCCAGAGGCATTGTTAAATGCTGtat ATGGAGAG TCTCTTCACCCTCCCACTCCCCCTCAGCCTGAGGTGCAGGCGAACGCCCCCTCCTGCTcgtcctcctccacccctcctcctgACCCCGTCATGGAGGACGAGTCCCCCGGTCGCACAGTAGAGGTGGCCATTCCTAACGTGGGAACCTTTGTCATagagtcagaggaggggggATATGATGACGAG ACAATGATGACCCCGAACATGCAGGGTATCATTATGGCCATTGGCAAATCCTGCAGCGTATATGAAAAGAACGGGCCAGAGGCAGCCTTTTTTAAG GCCATCAAGCTGGAGTACGCTCGTCTTCTGAGATTCGCCCAGGAGGACACGTCTCCCGAGAACGACTACCGGCTCCAGCACGTCATCGTCTACTTCATTCAAAACCAGGCGCCCAAGAAGATCCTGGAGAGGACTCTGCTCACACAGTTCGCTGACAGGAACCTGGCCTTTGATGAGAG ATGTAAGAGCATTATGAATGTGGCACGTGCCAAACTGGACCTAATTAAGCCCGAGGAGGTCAACATGGATGAGTATGAG ACGTGGCATCAGGACTACAGGAATTTCCGCGAGACGACCGTCTTCATGATGACCGGCTTGGAGCTCTTTCAGAAGACAAA TTTCGTGGAGGCTCTGATGTATCTGATCTACGCGTACCAGTACAATAAAGAGCTTTTGATGAAGGGGCTGTACAGAGGGCACGACGAGGAGCTTCTGGGTTATTACCGTCGAGAGTGTTTGCTG AAATTAAACGAGCAAGCAGCCGCCATGTTCGAGTCCGGAGAAGAGCCGGAGGTGACCACCGGCCTGGGCATCATGAACGAGCTGGTGGTGCCCTGCATCCCTCTGCTGCTGGTCCACGACGTAGAGAGAGACCTGCTGGCAGTGGAGGACATGAGGAACCGCTGGTGCTCCTACCTGGGCCAAGAGATGGAGT CCAACCTCCAGGAAAAGCTGACAGACTTCCTCCCCAAGTTACTGGACTGCTCGACTGAGATCAAAAGCTTCCACGACCCCCCCAAACTGCCCTCCTATTCCACCCTGGAGCTGTGCGAACGTTTTAGCCGCGTCATCGCTGCCCTCGGCAGGGTGCCCACCGAGGGGAGATGA